Proteins encoded in a region of the Falco rusticolus isolate bFalRus1 chromosome 10, bFalRus1.pri, whole genome shotgun sequence genome:
- the LOC119154931 gene encoding inner centromere protein-like isoform X4 has protein sequence MKIRSQTGGGRLSRRRSSIKPASSKPSSQRRCSKYQPQNPDCQGEEVPVPGCAVTSQASEAVRSQQLPKGDADTELHSLCSVIPADTAAGKGAPERSASTSTPKAARNGDPAMPQEGDGSPQGLEKVLFQDSDSRITTVMSKTRRCSARRSFVCGPHKSHRASLAEKYSLASKRESMIRRSISRAISKKAAARESSSASSRVSCQSSLEVFVEDDGTSSMRPGLELNPPSEKIPEVILVSCESAQAASPSAQHLPPPEQQAGNNEGSCVNPNSEPQNKNQEQPHCAKSQENPSRICAIRTRSCKRAVDVTRNGQQPGGHTLPPSGDKQISADQTSSSPASKMVRPLKNFLQAVQRNQLLVSPGPTGRGGVIKNFIKRNTPTRLDLKGDFVERERQRLESLRKKQEAEEQRKKKVEEEKRRRQAEMKQKREERLRKALQARERVEQMEEEKKKRMEQKILQNDEKVHLSQVREEKVAEERSKKKLSKKCGEADARKQKWLRMEEDKFGQQETLQKRREDGVKAKGEKVLELKNLIEQQQVEQVKERDHKQQVKEKALQLQLGSSVLTEKNIKEEERPKMLHPLPAQKRAKPPESTAVACNTWPKAVKEEDRLQKPQQQLGEEKKIKQPEELTAACGAWLRKTVKKPISPSYLRPLKGTKASRSPKVNKNNYGMDLNSDDSTDDENQPRKPVPAWADGSQLNQAILHQYYHPVNVDQLFGLIPSPKLEDIFGKSKPRYFKRTSSAVWHSPPGTKSTCGPCCNFKS, from the exons gctgtccagaaggagaagcagcatcaAGCCAGCATCTTCCAAGCCAAGTTCCCAAAGGCGCTGCAGCAAATACCAACCCCAGAACCCTGACTGTCAGGGGGAAGAGGTGCCCGTGCCTGGCTGTGCAGTGACGTCCCAGGCGAGTGAGGCTGTTAGAAGCCAGCAGTTGCCCAAGGGGGATGCAGACACTGAGCTGCACAGTCTGTGTTCTGTCATCCCTGCTGACACGGCAGCGGGGAAGGGAGCCCCTGAAAGAAGTGCAAGTACCTCCACTCCCAAGGCTGCTAGAAATGGAGATCCTGCCATGCCTCAAGAAGGAGATGGATCTCCTCAAGGCCTCGAAAAGGTGCTTTTCCAGGACTCCGACAGCAGAATAACTACAGTGATGTCCAAAACACGCCGTTGTTCTGCACGCCGAAGCTTTGTGTGCGGCCCCCACAAGAGCCATAGGGCCTCCttggcagaaaaatattcactgGCCAGCAAAAGAGAGAGCATGATCCGTCGGTCTATCAGCAGGGCCATTTCAAAGAAGGCAGCGGCGCGGGAATcatcctctgcctccagcagagTGAGCT GTCAAAGCTCCTTGGAAGTTTTTGTGGAAGATGATGGGACTAGCAGCATGAG ACCTGGGCTGGAACTGAATCCCCCAAGTGAAAAG ATTCCTGAAGTCATCCTCGTTTCATGTGAAAGTGCACAAGCTGCCAGCCCTTCTGCACAGCACTTACCTCCTcctgagcagcaggcagggaacaATGAAG GAAGCTGTGTAAATCCAAACAGTGAACCCCAGAACAAGAACCAGGAACAGCCCCACTGTGCCAAGTCCCAGGAGAATCCCTCCCGCATCTG TGCCATCAGGACAAGAAGCTGTAAACGAGCAGTGGATGTTACACGGaatgggcagcagccagggggTCATACCCTTCCTCCTTCGGGTGACAAGCAGATTTCAGCAGACCAAACTTCTTCCTCTCCAGCTAGCAAG ATGGTTAGACCATTGAAAAACttcctgcaggctgtgcagcGAAACCAGCTGCTTGTGAGCCCAGGGCCCACAGGACGTGGGGGTGTCATAAAGAACTTCATCAAACGCAATACACCCACCCGGCTTGATCTTAAG GGAGACTTTGTC GAGAGGGAGCGGCAGAGACTGGAAAGCCtcaggaagaagcaggaggctgaggaacagaggaaaaagaaagtggaggaggaaaagaggcGGCGGCAGGCAGAAATGAAACA GAAGAGGGAAGAGCGTCTGAGGAAGGCACTGCAGGCTCGGGAGCGGGTGGAACaaatggaagaagagaagaaaaagcgAATGGAGCAGAAGATTTTACAGAATGATGAGAAG GTGCACCTCTCACAAGTGCGAGAAGAGAAAGTGGCAGAGGAGCGGAGCAAGAAAAAGCTGTCCAAGAAGTGTGGGGAAGCTGATGCACGGAAGCAGAAATGGCTGAGGATG gAGGAAGACAAATTTGGGCAGcaagaaacactgcagaagaggagagaagatggagtgaaagcaaaaggagagaaagtTTTGGAACTGAAAAATCTTATAGAGCAGCAACAGGTGGAACAAGTGAAGGAGAG ggatCACAAACAGCAAGTGAAAGAGAAGGCCCTCCAACTACAGCTGGGGTCATCAgtgcttacagaaaaaaacataaag gaGGAAGAGAGGCCAAAAATGTTGCACCCGCTGCCTGCGCAGAAGAGAGCCAAGCCTCCAGAATCCACTGCCGTGGCTTGTAATACCTGGCCCAAAGCAGTTAAG GAGGAAGATCGACTGCAgaagcctcagcagcagctgggagaggagaaaaaaatcaagcaaccGGAAGAATTAACTGCTGCCTGTGGTGCATGGCTGAGAAAAACTGTAAAG AAACCTATCTCCCCATCCTACTTAAGACCCTTGAAGGGCACAAAGGCATCCAGATCCCCAAAggtaaacaaaaataactatGGGATGGATCTGAACAGTGACGATTCCACAGATGATGAGAATCAACCTCGGaagcctgtccctgcctgggcTGATG GGTCTCAGCTTAATCAAGCCATTTTACACCAATACTATCACCCGGTGAATGTTGACCAACTCTTTGGTCTAATTCCAAGCCCTAAGCTGGAGGATATTTTTGGCAAGAGCAAACCCAGATACTTCAAGCGCACAAGCTCAGCAGTTTGGCATTCCCCACCTGGGACCAAATCTACCTGTGGCCCATGTTGCAACTTCAAGAGCTGA
- the LOC119154931 gene encoding inner centromere protein-like isoform X3: protein MAEADGPMQLLEVCRQRLSRFLHDAEHRHLAWLREAEEQGVRMLESSFGAEPVLMPKTPSQRRRLKKRQSSCLKDENKEPNRRRLSRRRSSIKPASSKPSSQRRCSKYQPQNPDCQGEEVPVPGCAVTSQASEAVRSQQLPKGDADTELHSLCSVIPADTAAGKGAPERSASTSTPKAARNGDPAMPQEGDGSPQGLEKVLFQDSDSRITTVMSKTRRCSARRSFVCGPHKSHRASLAEKYSLASKRESMIRRSISRAISKKAAARESSSASSRVSCQSSLEVFVEDDGTSSMRPGLELNPPSEKIPEVILVSCESAQAASPSAQHLPPPEQQAGNNEGSCVNPNSEPQNKNQEQPHCAKSQENPSRIWTRSCKRAVDVTRNGQQPGGHTLPPSGDKQISADQTSSSPASKMVRPLKNFLQAVQRNQLLVSPGPTGRGGVIKNFIKRNTPTRLDLKGDFVERERQRLESLRKKQEAEEQRKKKVEEEKRRRQAEMKQKREERLRKALQARERVEQMEEEKKKRMEQKILQNDEKVHLSQVREEKVAEERSKKKLSKKCGEADARKQKWLRMEEDKFGQQETLQKRREDGVKAKGEKVLELKNLIEQQQVEQVKERDHKQQVKEKALQLQLGSSVLTEKNIKEEERPKMLHPLPAQKRAKPPESTAVACNTWPKAVKEEDRLQKPQQQLGEEKKIKQPEELTAACGAWLRKTVKKPISPSYLRPLKGTKASRSPKVNKNNYGMDLNSDDSTDDENQPRKPVPAWADGSQLNQAILHQYYHPVNVDQLFGLIPSPKLEDIFGKSKPRYFKRTSSAVWHSPPGTKSTCGPCCNFKS, encoded by the exons gctgtccagaaggagaagcagcatcaAGCCAGCATCTTCCAAGCCAAGTTCCCAAAGGCGCTGCAGCAAATACCAACCCCAGAACCCTGACTGTCAGGGGGAAGAGGTGCCCGTGCCTGGCTGTGCAGTGACGTCCCAGGCGAGTGAGGCTGTTAGAAGCCAGCAGTTGCCCAAGGGGGATGCAGACACTGAGCTGCACAGTCTGTGTTCTGTCATCCCTGCTGACACGGCAGCGGGGAAGGGAGCCCCTGAAAGAAGTGCAAGTACCTCCACTCCCAAGGCTGCTAGAAATGGAGATCCTGCCATGCCTCAAGAAGGAGATGGATCTCCTCAAGGCCTCGAAAAGGTGCTTTTCCAGGACTCCGACAGCAGAATAACTACAGTGATGTCCAAAACACGCCGTTGTTCTGCACGCCGAAGCTTTGTGTGCGGCCCCCACAAGAGCCATAGGGCCTCCttggcagaaaaatattcactgGCCAGCAAAAGAGAGAGCATGATCCGTCGGTCTATCAGCAGGGCCATTTCAAAGAAGGCAGCGGCGCGGGAATcatcctctgcctccagcagagTGAGCT GTCAAAGCTCCTTGGAAGTTTTTGTGGAAGATGATGGGACTAGCAGCATGAG ACCTGGGCTGGAACTGAATCCCCCAAGTGAAAAG ATTCCTGAAGTCATCCTCGTTTCATGTGAAAGTGCACAAGCTGCCAGCCCTTCTGCACAGCACTTACCTCCTcctgagcagcaggcagggaacaATGAAG GAAGCTGTGTAAATCCAAACAGTGAACCCCAGAACAAGAACCAGGAACAGCCCCACTGTGCCAAGTCCCAGGAGAATCCCTCCCGCATCTG GACAAGAAGCTGTAAACGAGCAGTGGATGTTACACGGaatgggcagcagccagggggTCATACCCTTCCTCCTTCGGGTGACAAGCAGATTTCAGCAGACCAAACTTCTTCCTCTCCAGCTAGCAAG ATGGTTAGACCATTGAAAAACttcctgcaggctgtgcagcGAAACCAGCTGCTTGTGAGCCCAGGGCCCACAGGACGTGGGGGTGTCATAAAGAACTTCATCAAACGCAATACACCCACCCGGCTTGATCTTAAG GGAGACTTTGTC GAGAGGGAGCGGCAGAGACTGGAAAGCCtcaggaagaagcaggaggctgaggaacagaggaaaaagaaagtggaggaggaaaagaggcGGCGGCAGGCAGAAATGAAACA GAAGAGGGAAGAGCGTCTGAGGAAGGCACTGCAGGCTCGGGAGCGGGTGGAACaaatggaagaagagaagaaaaagcgAATGGAGCAGAAGATTTTACAGAATGATGAGAAG GTGCACCTCTCACAAGTGCGAGAAGAGAAAGTGGCAGAGGAGCGGAGCAAGAAAAAGCTGTCCAAGAAGTGTGGGGAAGCTGATGCACGGAAGCAGAAATGGCTGAGGATG gAGGAAGACAAATTTGGGCAGcaagaaacactgcagaagaggagagaagatggagtgaaagcaaaaggagagaaagtTTTGGAACTGAAAAATCTTATAGAGCAGCAACAGGTGGAACAAGTGAAGGAGAG ggatCACAAACAGCAAGTGAAAGAGAAGGCCCTCCAACTACAGCTGGGGTCATCAgtgcttacagaaaaaaacataaag gaGGAAGAGAGGCCAAAAATGTTGCACCCGCTGCCTGCGCAGAAGAGAGCCAAGCCTCCAGAATCCACTGCCGTGGCTTGTAATACCTGGCCCAAAGCAGTTAAG GAGGAAGATCGACTGCAgaagcctcagcagcagctgggagaggagaaaaaaatcaagcaaccGGAAGAATTAACTGCTGCCTGTGGTGCATGGCTGAGAAAAACTGTAAAG AAACCTATCTCCCCATCCTACTTAAGACCCTTGAAGGGCACAAAGGCATCCAGATCCCCAAAggtaaacaaaaataactatGGGATGGATCTGAACAGTGACGATTCCACAGATGATGAGAATCAACCTCGGaagcctgtccctgcctgggcTGATG GGTCTCAGCTTAATCAAGCCATTTTACACCAATACTATCACCCGGTGAATGTTGACCAACTCTTTGGTCTAATTCCAAGCCCTAAGCTGGAGGATATTTTTGGCAAGAGCAAACCCAGATACTTCAAGCGCACAAGCTCAGCAGTTTGGCATTCCCCACCTGGGACCAAATCTACCTGTGGCCCATGTTGCAACTTCAAGAGCTGA
- the LOC119154931 gene encoding inner centromere protein-like isoform X2, with product MAEADGPMQLLEVCRQRLSRFLHDAEHRHLAWLREAEEQGVRMLESFGAEPVLMPKTPSQRRRLKKRQSSCLKDENKEPNRRRLSRRRSSIKPASSKPSSQRRCSKYQPQNPDCQGEEVPVPGCAVTSQASEAVRSQQLPKGDADTELHSLCSVIPADTAAGKGAPERSASTSTPKAARNGDPAMPQEGDGSPQGLEKVLFQDSDSRITTVMSKTRRCSARRSFVCGPHKSHRASLAEKYSLASKRESMIRRSISRAISKKAAARESSSASSRVSCQSSLEVFVEDDGTSSMRPGLELNPPSEKIPEVILVSCESAQAASPSAQHLPPPEQQAGNNEGSCVNPNSEPQNKNQEQPHCAKSQENPSRICAIRTRSCKRAVDVTRNGQQPGGHTLPPSGDKQISADQTSSSPASKMVRPLKNFLQAVQRNQLLVSPGPTGRGGVIKNFIKRNTPTRLDLKGDFVERERQRLESLRKKQEAEEQRKKKVEEEKRRRQAEMKQKREERLRKALQARERVEQMEEEKKKRMEQKILQNDEKVHLSQVREEKVAEERSKKKLSKKCGEADARKQKWLRMEEDKFGQQETLQKRREDGVKAKGEKVLELKNLIEQQQVEQVKERDHKQQVKEKALQLQLGSSVLTEKNIKEEERPKMLHPLPAQKRAKPPESTAVACNTWPKAVKEEDRLQKPQQQLGEEKKIKQPEELTAACGAWLRKTVKKPISPSYLRPLKGTKASRSPKVNKNNYGMDLNSDDSTDDENQPRKPVPAWADGSQLNQAILHQYYHPVNVDQLFGLIPSPKLEDIFGKSKPRYFKRTSSAVWHSPPGTKSTCGPCCNFKS from the exons gctgtccagaaggagaagcagcatcaAGCCAGCATCTTCCAAGCCAAGTTCCCAAAGGCGCTGCAGCAAATACCAACCCCAGAACCCTGACTGTCAGGGGGAAGAGGTGCCCGTGCCTGGCTGTGCAGTGACGTCCCAGGCGAGTGAGGCTGTTAGAAGCCAGCAGTTGCCCAAGGGGGATGCAGACACTGAGCTGCACAGTCTGTGTTCTGTCATCCCTGCTGACACGGCAGCGGGGAAGGGAGCCCCTGAAAGAAGTGCAAGTACCTCCACTCCCAAGGCTGCTAGAAATGGAGATCCTGCCATGCCTCAAGAAGGAGATGGATCTCCTCAAGGCCTCGAAAAGGTGCTTTTCCAGGACTCCGACAGCAGAATAACTACAGTGATGTCCAAAACACGCCGTTGTTCTGCACGCCGAAGCTTTGTGTGCGGCCCCCACAAGAGCCATAGGGCCTCCttggcagaaaaatattcactgGCCAGCAAAAGAGAGAGCATGATCCGTCGGTCTATCAGCAGGGCCATTTCAAAGAAGGCAGCGGCGCGGGAATcatcctctgcctccagcagagTGAGCT GTCAAAGCTCCTTGGAAGTTTTTGTGGAAGATGATGGGACTAGCAGCATGAG ACCTGGGCTGGAACTGAATCCCCCAAGTGAAAAG ATTCCTGAAGTCATCCTCGTTTCATGTGAAAGTGCACAAGCTGCCAGCCCTTCTGCACAGCACTTACCTCCTcctgagcagcaggcagggaacaATGAAG GAAGCTGTGTAAATCCAAACAGTGAACCCCAGAACAAGAACCAGGAACAGCCCCACTGTGCCAAGTCCCAGGAGAATCCCTCCCGCATCTG TGCCATCAGGACAAGAAGCTGTAAACGAGCAGTGGATGTTACACGGaatgggcagcagccagggggTCATACCCTTCCTCCTTCGGGTGACAAGCAGATTTCAGCAGACCAAACTTCTTCCTCTCCAGCTAGCAAG ATGGTTAGACCATTGAAAAACttcctgcaggctgtgcagcGAAACCAGCTGCTTGTGAGCCCAGGGCCCACAGGACGTGGGGGTGTCATAAAGAACTTCATCAAACGCAATACACCCACCCGGCTTGATCTTAAG GGAGACTTTGTC GAGAGGGAGCGGCAGAGACTGGAAAGCCtcaggaagaagcaggaggctgaggaacagaggaaaaagaaagtggaggaggaaaagaggcGGCGGCAGGCAGAAATGAAACA GAAGAGGGAAGAGCGTCTGAGGAAGGCACTGCAGGCTCGGGAGCGGGTGGAACaaatggaagaagagaagaaaaagcgAATGGAGCAGAAGATTTTACAGAATGATGAGAAG GTGCACCTCTCACAAGTGCGAGAAGAGAAAGTGGCAGAGGAGCGGAGCAAGAAAAAGCTGTCCAAGAAGTGTGGGGAAGCTGATGCACGGAAGCAGAAATGGCTGAGGATG gAGGAAGACAAATTTGGGCAGcaagaaacactgcagaagaggagagaagatggagtgaaagcaaaaggagagaaagtTTTGGAACTGAAAAATCTTATAGAGCAGCAACAGGTGGAACAAGTGAAGGAGAG ggatCACAAACAGCAAGTGAAAGAGAAGGCCCTCCAACTACAGCTGGGGTCATCAgtgcttacagaaaaaaacataaag gaGGAAGAGAGGCCAAAAATGTTGCACCCGCTGCCTGCGCAGAAGAGAGCCAAGCCTCCAGAATCCACTGCCGTGGCTTGTAATACCTGGCCCAAAGCAGTTAAG GAGGAAGATCGACTGCAgaagcctcagcagcagctgggagaggagaaaaaaatcaagcaaccGGAAGAATTAACTGCTGCCTGTGGTGCATGGCTGAGAAAAACTGTAAAG AAACCTATCTCCCCATCCTACTTAAGACCCTTGAAGGGCACAAAGGCATCCAGATCCCCAAAggtaaacaaaaataactatGGGATGGATCTGAACAGTGACGATTCCACAGATGATGAGAATCAACCTCGGaagcctgtccctgcctgggcTGATG GGTCTCAGCTTAATCAAGCCATTTTACACCAATACTATCACCCGGTGAATGTTGACCAACTCTTTGGTCTAATTCCAAGCCCTAAGCTGGAGGATATTTTTGGCAAGAGCAAACCCAGATACTTCAAGCGCACAAGCTCAGCAGTTTGGCATTCCCCACCTGGGACCAAATCTACCTGTGGCCCATGTTGCAACTTCAAGAGCTGA
- the LOC119154931 gene encoding inner centromere protein-like isoform X1 produces the protein MAEADGPMQLLEVCRQRLSRFLHDAEHRHLAWLREAEEQGVRMLESSFGAEPVLMPKTPSQRRRLKKRQSSCLKDENKEPNRRRLSRRRSSIKPASSKPSSQRRCSKYQPQNPDCQGEEVPVPGCAVTSQASEAVRSQQLPKGDADTELHSLCSVIPADTAAGKGAPERSASTSTPKAARNGDPAMPQEGDGSPQGLEKVLFQDSDSRITTVMSKTRRCSARRSFVCGPHKSHRASLAEKYSLASKRESMIRRSISRAISKKAAARESSSASSRVSCQSSLEVFVEDDGTSSMRPGLELNPPSEKIPEVILVSCESAQAASPSAQHLPPPEQQAGNNEGSCVNPNSEPQNKNQEQPHCAKSQENPSRICAIRTRSCKRAVDVTRNGQQPGGHTLPPSGDKQISADQTSSSPASKMVRPLKNFLQAVQRNQLLVSPGPTGRGGVIKNFIKRNTPTRLDLKGDFVERERQRLESLRKKQEAEEQRKKKVEEEKRRRQAEMKQKREERLRKALQARERVEQMEEEKKKRMEQKILQNDEKVHLSQVREEKVAEERSKKKLSKKCGEADARKQKWLRMEEDKFGQQETLQKRREDGVKAKGEKVLELKNLIEQQQVEQVKERDHKQQVKEKALQLQLGSSVLTEKNIKEEERPKMLHPLPAQKRAKPPESTAVACNTWPKAVKEEDRLQKPQQQLGEEKKIKQPEELTAACGAWLRKTVKKPISPSYLRPLKGTKASRSPKVNKNNYGMDLNSDDSTDDENQPRKPVPAWADGSQLNQAILHQYYHPVNVDQLFGLIPSPKLEDIFGKSKPRYFKRTSSAVWHSPPGTKSTCGPCCNFKS, from the exons gctgtccagaaggagaagcagcatcaAGCCAGCATCTTCCAAGCCAAGTTCCCAAAGGCGCTGCAGCAAATACCAACCCCAGAACCCTGACTGTCAGGGGGAAGAGGTGCCCGTGCCTGGCTGTGCAGTGACGTCCCAGGCGAGTGAGGCTGTTAGAAGCCAGCAGTTGCCCAAGGGGGATGCAGACACTGAGCTGCACAGTCTGTGTTCTGTCATCCCTGCTGACACGGCAGCGGGGAAGGGAGCCCCTGAAAGAAGTGCAAGTACCTCCACTCCCAAGGCTGCTAGAAATGGAGATCCTGCCATGCCTCAAGAAGGAGATGGATCTCCTCAAGGCCTCGAAAAGGTGCTTTTCCAGGACTCCGACAGCAGAATAACTACAGTGATGTCCAAAACACGCCGTTGTTCTGCACGCCGAAGCTTTGTGTGCGGCCCCCACAAGAGCCATAGGGCCTCCttggcagaaaaatattcactgGCCAGCAAAAGAGAGAGCATGATCCGTCGGTCTATCAGCAGGGCCATTTCAAAGAAGGCAGCGGCGCGGGAATcatcctctgcctccagcagagTGAGCT GTCAAAGCTCCTTGGAAGTTTTTGTGGAAGATGATGGGACTAGCAGCATGAG ACCTGGGCTGGAACTGAATCCCCCAAGTGAAAAG ATTCCTGAAGTCATCCTCGTTTCATGTGAAAGTGCACAAGCTGCCAGCCCTTCTGCACAGCACTTACCTCCTcctgagcagcaggcagggaacaATGAAG GAAGCTGTGTAAATCCAAACAGTGAACCCCAGAACAAGAACCAGGAACAGCCCCACTGTGCCAAGTCCCAGGAGAATCCCTCCCGCATCTG TGCCATCAGGACAAGAAGCTGTAAACGAGCAGTGGATGTTACACGGaatgggcagcagccagggggTCATACCCTTCCTCCTTCGGGTGACAAGCAGATTTCAGCAGACCAAACTTCTTCCTCTCCAGCTAGCAAG ATGGTTAGACCATTGAAAAACttcctgcaggctgtgcagcGAAACCAGCTGCTTGTGAGCCCAGGGCCCACAGGACGTGGGGGTGTCATAAAGAACTTCATCAAACGCAATACACCCACCCGGCTTGATCTTAAG GGAGACTTTGTC GAGAGGGAGCGGCAGAGACTGGAAAGCCtcaggaagaagcaggaggctgaggaacagaggaaaaagaaagtggaggaggaaaagaggcGGCGGCAGGCAGAAATGAAACA GAAGAGGGAAGAGCGTCTGAGGAAGGCACTGCAGGCTCGGGAGCGGGTGGAACaaatggaagaagagaagaaaaagcgAATGGAGCAGAAGATTTTACAGAATGATGAGAAG GTGCACCTCTCACAAGTGCGAGAAGAGAAAGTGGCAGAGGAGCGGAGCAAGAAAAAGCTGTCCAAGAAGTGTGGGGAAGCTGATGCACGGAAGCAGAAATGGCTGAGGATG gAGGAAGACAAATTTGGGCAGcaagaaacactgcagaagaggagagaagatggagtgaaagcaaaaggagagaaagtTTTGGAACTGAAAAATCTTATAGAGCAGCAACAGGTGGAACAAGTGAAGGAGAG ggatCACAAACAGCAAGTGAAAGAGAAGGCCCTCCAACTACAGCTGGGGTCATCAgtgcttacagaaaaaaacataaag gaGGAAGAGAGGCCAAAAATGTTGCACCCGCTGCCTGCGCAGAAGAGAGCCAAGCCTCCAGAATCCACTGCCGTGGCTTGTAATACCTGGCCCAAAGCAGTTAAG GAGGAAGATCGACTGCAgaagcctcagcagcagctgggagaggagaaaaaaatcaagcaaccGGAAGAATTAACTGCTGCCTGTGGTGCATGGCTGAGAAAAACTGTAAAG AAACCTATCTCCCCATCCTACTTAAGACCCTTGAAGGGCACAAAGGCATCCAGATCCCCAAAggtaaacaaaaataactatGGGATGGATCTGAACAGTGACGATTCCACAGATGATGAGAATCAACCTCGGaagcctgtccctgcctgggcTGATG GGTCTCAGCTTAATCAAGCCATTTTACACCAATACTATCACCCGGTGAATGTTGACCAACTCTTTGGTCTAATTCCAAGCCCTAAGCTGGAGGATATTTTTGGCAAGAGCAAACCCAGATACTTCAAGCGCACAAGCTCAGCAGTTTGGCATTCCCCACCTGGGACCAAATCTACCTGTGGCCCATGTTGCAACTTCAAGAGCTGA